From Hippoglossus stenolepis isolate QCI-W04-F060 chromosome 19, HSTE1.2, whole genome shotgun sequence, the proteins below share one genomic window:
- the tfr1b gene encoding transferrin receptor 1b — protein sequence MDRVRSTFNSLIKSERYSRFTLQPAEDGERHVEVKLSDGDADDTTEVTTEVAGQAGGSPSFRPAPPRQSRRHIYFLALATLLIFVTGYLIGYISHRKAEPLNTEPETAGGPVPPTPPPFVPAPDLPLQWTDINRLLTQKLTSQAFDKTLRDFDLPSRSAGSVEDANLAIRIFDEFKQLKMDPWTDTHYVQLQTPDSTRPNRVLFGSDVFEPAGYLAYSKTGKVQGKLVYGNYGRQEDLDVLQKKSIELKDSVLLLRRGKITFAEQVDNAARKGASAVLIYPDTQGYNYQGDTDLYGHVHLGSGDPYTPGFPSFNHTQFSPTQSSGLPKIPAQTITAKMSTTLLQNIGGPESDASSGFKGGFDSVSYRLGGVENVTVEVNNVLVNTKIRNVFGVIKGFIDPDRYVVLGAQRDAWGKGYARAAVGTSVLMELAKAVKDMVENERFRPRRSIVFASWSAGEYGNVGATEWLEGYMSSIDKSVFTYISLDGIVMGRGSFTASASPLLHTLIENTMKRVKSPISSGTVYDMMGQSNWEKNTLKPLSVDDPAYTFVAFSGIPAVSFHFISPNTESYSYYGTNLDNMDHLNYQTNHHTSEMTAAAAQFAGLMALRLVHDHLLSLDVTRYTNVVNTASIRVYKRINQLVQSGQLKGVSPAWLSGARGSFNRATESIGRTIVNSDLENQKSCRTINDRIMRVERNLLSPYVSPTETPFRHLLLGRGPHTLASISETTDMEQLRIQLALATWNLQGCAHAMVNDIWSIHDEI from the exons aTGGATCGAGTGAGGTCCACCTTTAACAGCCTG atTAAAAGCGAGCGCTACAGCAGGTTCACCCTGCAGCCGGCGGAGGACGGAGAAAGACACGTCGAGGTGAAACTGTCCGACGGCGACGCAGATGACACCACGGAGGTCACCACGGAGGTCGCGGGCCAGGCGGGCGGCTCTCCGAGCTTTAGGCCGGCGCCACCACGTCAGAGCCGGCGTCATATTTACTTCCTGGCCCTGGCAACCCTGCTGATATTTGTAACTG GTTACCTGATTGGTTACATCAGCCACCGTAAAGCAGAGCCCCTGAACACGGAGCCGGAGACCGCAGGGGGTCCAGTACCACCGACACCGCCCCCTTTTGTACCAGCTCCTGATTTGCCGCTGCAGTGGACGGACATCAACCGACTTCTGACGCAGAAACTCACCAGCCAGGCCTTTGACAAGACTCTGAG GGACTTTGATTTGCCCAGTCGTTCGGCAGGAAGTGTGGAGGATGCAAATCTGGCAATCCGCATCTTTGATGAATTCAAGCAGCTGAAAATGGACCCGTGGACGGACACCCACTACGTCCAGCTGCAGACGCCAGACAG CACACGTCCAAACCGTGTCCTTTTTGGGTCGGATGTCTTTGAACCTGCGGGGTATCTGGCCTACAGCAAGACTGGGAAAGTTCAG GGTAAACTGGTTTATGGAAACTACGGTCGTCAGGAAGACCTGGATGTTCTGCAGAAGAAGAGCATTGAGCTGAAAGACAGCGTTCTGCTGCTCCGCAGAGGAAAGATCACGTTTGCAGAGCAG GTGGATAATGCTGCAAGAAAAGGAGCCTCTGCTGTTCTAATCTACCCCGACACTCAAGGTTACAATTATCAAGGGGACACGGATCTATATGGACAC GTCCATCTGGGTTCAGGCGACCCGTACACGCCGGGATTCCCCTCCTTCAACCACACCCAGTTCTCCCCGACTCAGTCGTCTGGCCTCCCCAAGATCCCAGCCCAGACCATCACCGCCAAAATGTCCACTACGCTTCTACA GAATATCGGTGGCCCTGAGTCGGATGCGAGCAGCGGTTTTAAAGGCGGCTTCGACTCTGTGTCTTACAGACTGGGAGGTGTCGAGAACGTCACTGTAGAAGTGAACAACGTGCTGGTCAACACGAAGATCCGCAACGTGTTCGGAGTCATCAAAGGATTCATCGATCCTG ATCGCTACGTGGTCCTGGGAGCTCAGAGAGACGCCTGGGGTAAAGGCTACGCCAGAGCCGCTGTCGGCACGTCTGTACTGATGGAGCTGGCCAAGGCTGTGAAAGATATGGTGGAAAACG AAAGATTCAGGCCGAGGAGAAGCATCGTGTTTGCAAGTTGGAGCGCTGGAGAGTATGGAAATGTTGGTGCCACCGAGTGGTTGGAG ggTTATATGTCCTCTATTGACAAAAGTGTTTTCACCTACATTAGCCTGGATGGAATAGTTATGG GTCGCGGCAGCTTCACGGCCTCAGCTAGTCCGCTGCTCCACACCCTCATTGAGAACACGATGAAAAGG GTGAAGAGTCCAATCAGCTCTGGAACCGTGTACGACATGATGGGACAAAGCAACTGGGAGAAAAATAC ACTAAAGCCGCTGTCAGTGGACGACCCCGCCTATACCTTCGTGGCTTTCTCTGGAATTCCTGCCGTGTCTTTCCACTTCATCTCTCCCAAT ACTGAGTCCTACTCTTACTACGGCACCAACCTGGACAACATGGATCACCTCAACTACCAAACCAACCACCACACCAGTGAGAtgacggcggcggcggcccaGTTCGCCGGCCTCATGGCCTTGCGACTGGTCCATGACCACCTGCTCAGTCTGGACGTGACCCGATACACCAACGTGGTCAATACGGCTTCGATTCGGGTCTACAAACGCATCAACCAGCTCGTACAG TCCGGTCAGCTGAAGGGCGTGAGCCCCGCCTGGCTGAGCGGCGCACGAGGCTCCTTTAACAGGGCCACAGAGAGCATCGGCAGGACCATTGTCAACAGTGACCTAGAAAACCAGAAGAGCTGTCGGACCATCAACGACAGGATCATGAGG GTTGAGCGAAACCTCCTCTCTCCGTACGTGTCGCCTACTGAGACTCCCTTCCGTCACCTCCTGCTGGGCCGCGGCCCCCACACGCTGGCGTCCATCAGTGAGACCACGGACATGGAGCAGCTCCGCATCCAGCTGGCCCTCGCCACCTGGAACCTGCAGGGGTGTGCTCACGCCATGGTGAATGACATCTGGAGCATCCATGACGAGATCTGA